The Papilio machaon chromosome 2, ilPapMach1.1, whole genome shotgun sequence genome segment TGCTGCCGCAATATGCGCTGGCGACTGGCGGGCTGGCGCGTGACCACCGGCCCCTCATCACCTTCCCCGACAACAGCAACTTCCACCTTCTCTCCCCGGCTGAGTACAGGCGCCTGCTACTCTACCTCACCTCAGTACCTTCGTGAGTTGACTCTATTATATGGAGCTGCAaacttttaatacataaactaTAACACTGGTCGCAAAAAAAACCGAATACCTGAGACTCGTTTTAAATCAGCCACTCGATGTCAAACTCGGAGCCAGCAAACTCTTTAAATTAGGGTCATCATACTGAATGCGGTAGACACGACTTTATTAACATCTGAGCTGAGTGTATTACGCATATAACACTCgcatttactattttaacacTTGTAGCAGTTAGgccattaaagaaaaacgaatGTATTCAATTCTACATAGATTCTATATAGAACACTACGGTGGAAGGCAATATAAAGTggttgttaaaaaaagaatagtaGCTGTAGAATGTAGGGCGTTGCCGTGTTTAGATCAATCGAAATGCGTTTGTTTACGTTATCATAGAGCACGTGTCTAAAGTTAACACGAGGTCTAAATGTAAACGATTTTTTAATGTCGCCTGTAACCCTATATGTTAACCATTTTTCAAGTATACTCTAGATAAATTGTTTTCTAGTCTAGTTGACACCGATTAATATTTGcaatcatttattataattttttaataaaaaaatatctaagacTTAGATGTACTTAAATAGCTCAAGTGTGTGCTCTGAACCAAAACATGCATAAATAACGAGTACTTAGACcaaataattttggtatttgtaaaatgtaagtatGGGTCTGtcggtttttaatttatatatatcttttttcttttcagattATTAGAAGCCGAAATGGGGTTTCACATAATAATAGATCGAAGGAAGGACAGATGGAATTCTGTGAAGACTGTCTTGATAAGGATATCTGTAAGTATTGGCATCatattcaaatgtaatataatttttcatttacttttgaaaatcaatttaccaaacaaataaaaattcaacacaAACCATTTcacataacaaatatttaccaCAAATTGATTACCTATTGCTATattattcaacaaaaaatgACAACAATCGGTTAAAATGAAGCTTGAGAAATTTTGCTGGACCGATGCAATAGTTCGCTACATAGTCGAATACCAAATCCTCACATATATGTATCTTATACATAAAGACTTGAATtatcagaattttttttcataccttTCCAGGAGTTCTTTCCCGGCATGATCCACTCAGTATACGTGCTGCGTCCAGCCAGTTTTCTCCAGAAGGCGTTGTCCGAAGTCAGTAGCAAGCTGTTCAAAGAGGAGTTCAGGTTCCGAGTCCTCGTGTGCTCCTGCATCGAGGAGTTGTACGAGCATTTCGACCGCTCCCAACTGACACCGGATTTAGGTGGAGAGTTGCAGTACTCACACTCGGAATGGATACAGCAGCGAATAGTTAGTTGAATTTTATGTTAACCCCTGACTCTTATACCTTGAagtatttatttccttttgtTCAACCGGAATGATAaagtaatcattaaattttaattttatttaattaaaaaatactataccTACAATAACAATGATGATTTATTCTTGCGCACTGAAAACTCATGTGGATTGTTTTTGGGAAATATCATAACGAGCCGATCGCCGGTATGATATACTGAGAACTATTTTCATACCATACCATTTTGAGCATATTTTTGATTATACactaatttaacataatttcttCCAGGCTTTGGAGAAATTTTCGACGCTAATGAAGGAGATATCTACCAAATTAGACGATTTTATGCATGAAATAGTCGACTGCGATATGGGTAACGATCCTACACAAACCAAAGAATTACTAGACTGTCAAGAAACTAGGTAcagtactttttaaataccaaTTAATGATAAGtacgtttaaataaaattttgtttgtcaaTGACCTCGATGGAATCACGAACTgtcaaaaataacttttttattggtTCCGTATTATTGTGAATTACTTatcttttgtattattttaggtATAAAGCTTTAAAAACAGAACTGTCTACAGCAACGAGTCAGGGCGAAGAGTTGCTGACGCAAGTTAGGAAACCAAATCTAACCTACAATATTATAAGTCACGTGGCGGCCGTAGAGAGGTAAATTTTAGTGataccttttataaataactagctttttcccgcgactccgtccgcgcgggataaaaaaaaaagaaaaaagaaaactgggtaaaaattatcctatgtccgtttcctggatctaagctacctgcccaccaattttcagtcaaatctattcagccgttcttgagttataaatggtgtaactaacacaactttcttttatatatatagataatgatttttttgtgatattttttaacgtaaaactttttttattttacaggtTACTAGTACAATTAGACGAGACTGAGAAACAATTCGATAATTTCTGGCAAAAACATTCCACAAAATTAAACCACTGGTTGAAATTtcgtacatttttattgaattttaaacaaatgcaGGTAATTACGCttataatctaaaaaaatatattttgcttaATACTAAGATCGCACCGGTCGGAATttgaatgatttatttttatccggTTGCTTGTTTCTGTTGCGGAAATCAAACATGGATGTTGACGGCGATGAAATGCTTTGCGATTTATCAACTTCATTTATTGGTCTAAATACAAAAGCCTCAGATTTTGTTCTTTTACCTACCAGATCTGATATCTCCATTAGTTTTTCATTGTTAGTAGTCATTTCATAATTTGCCACATGaatatcttttctttttaaagcgTCAAGCTGAAACTGAAGTTTTTGAATTTTCCTATTGTTGATTTCCAAGCATGCAGTCAATTCCTCGGCTTGTTTCTTCTTTTTGTTACATTCCGTTTGTAAAGCGACTATTTTACGTTTGCACGTTTCCAATTCCGCATTCAACTTTTGTAGGTTAAGTGTATTAACCTCTTCCaaacattgtaatttttcCTTACAATGCCTCGCTAAGCTTTCTTGATAAAGAGTTTCCTGTTCAATTTGGTAGGACCAAAAAGACATTGCCCTCATTGTCACGTCCATAATCGTATCGGGTTTCATGCCCGCTAAAACTATAGATTTAAAAGTTTCACTGGGCTTAAGATCTGCTTGAATCACGTCGAATTTATCTCGCAATTCACTTCCGCATGCAGGGCACGTTAATGAATTCTCAACATTACGTTTAAACTCTTTTTGACCGTGCTCTATGCAGAATGCATGTGAGCATGTCGTTACCCAGGCATGATTTGTCAAAGGTTTTCTACACTTACGAAAATTACACACCATTTCTAGcgtcattattaattattaacgattttatttcacttctgtatttttacaattgaCATTTTACGAAAGTGAGGTTAGGTTTTGGAtaccttttttaattgttgttgAGGTTAATGACATTTATGTCAAGcggttaaatataaatttgtagtaaaaactttttaaactcATAAGAATTAATTGCATTGGAACATATTCAATTTTCGAAAAAGAACTATTAtccttaaaatatgtttatcataaattttttaatgtataaaattttccttCTTTAGTTCTTTTCCAAGCAGGATTAAGATTGccttttagttattttttaaaaatttcagcATGCAAACCAGCCagtattaaaatgataattaacaatacaagaagtgtttttaataaaaaaaaatcccttgCTAACATCGGCTTAGGTGCTCTGAGTTAGACATTAAGTTTTCCAGtgtgaatataattaattgttatttattttggtagGCAACTCTAGATAATCATCTAAAGACAGCGTGCGATATGACCGAAGTCGGAGAGACGGCGAGTAGAGTTGAGAGCCTAATACAGGAAGCTAACGATTTTGAGAAACTGTGTAATTGCGATCTCGATACTGCGTCCACAGTTATTGACGACGGTaagaataatttgtttttcttttcgtatTTAATACAGATACATGACGTCAATTAGTGTTTAGGATGTGCttgattttaaaacgtttatcaatatcaagaaataaataaaaaaaggtggATAATGTTTTGTATCGTATTAGAGTTGCCAATATTAAAAACTCTTTATTAACAATTCTACTTGTAATagtttgaaacatttttaattttcgcaTGTTTTAGGTGAGACGTTAATGAAGGACCCACTTAGTTCCGTGGACCACATAGAATCAAAATGCGAGGAGCTGAGACGGACGAGCGCTTtacttattgataaaatacagAAACGGAACTTACTGTTGACCAAAGCCCGGGAACTGATGGACAGGATAGATAAggtaatgtttatatttactcCTACAACTGAAGTCTGACAACTGCGACAATGTAATGTCAAGATAAGACTCTACAAGGCTTTgaagctaatttttttttttaaataaaatttggtaacaTGTTATATTTCGGTACTCCCAAGTTGGGTTAGAGACAGGCAGAATGGCCGGCTCAGATAAGTGGAATAAGGTCAGGaccttacaataataaattattgatttaacctaggttgtaatttatttctgattttaatcaatttaatattgttgtcaGGCGAACGAATGGTGCGCAACGGGTGTAGAGATCCTGGCGGGTGAGGGCGGTCTCATTGCCGTGGACAAGTTGCTTGAAGACGCCAAGAGCTTCGGTCTGACTGCACCAGAAGAGTTCCGCGACATGCTGCTGCAGAGCGCCACGCAAGAGACCAGAGCGCTCGTCGCTCAGGTACACTTTCCTGCAAATGTTTTCTTAAAGAATCGAacataataaaagctttttcttaatatcttgctcgaaggaccaatatatttgaataaaaaaacacaattaaaaaattaatattatttattattaatgctaaacgaattaaaacatatctgCTTTATCAAAGATGAAAGACAAAGACATAGACGTTTAATACAGAAGGCTAGACGCGGTTAGGTATGATGTACCAGAGTGCTGTAAGTGTTGTGGTTGTTGCAGGTGGCGCAGCGCGTGGAGGACGTGTGGCTGATGGTGTCGGTGAAGCGCGCGTCACTGCAGCGCGCCGCGGCCCGCCCCGCGCGCCCCGTGCAGTCCGTGCCCCCGCAGACAGCCGCACTGCCGCTGCCGGTGCCGCTGCCGGTTCTACAGGTCAGCTACTTAAACAACTCAAACAAATGTCCAACTTTgaacgaatctcgatgaaatttgctaCAGTTGTAgagcataatctggaagaatataAAGGGTACTTgctaagtatttttaaatttcgcgcTTAAATCTCTAACAAAAAACTaagctattataaaatactagctgtcgcccacgactccgtccgcgcgcagttagaAAAAACTAAAggaaggggggggggggttttgaaaaatagatgttggccgattcttagacctactcaataagctcacaaaatttcatgagaatcggtcaagccgtttcggaggagtacgggaacgaaaactgtgacacgagaattttatatattagatatttggAAGATGACCATGGTCAATGTATGCaaccttttctttattttcttgttatatactttgtatatatttttttcacaaaatccGAGATTccgttatatgtttttaaattattaaatttttaactttttacatgattaacttttatatagataaactTAATGCACTTAAAAGGGGTAATTGTTTGTATAATGTACCAATAATACTcaaagacattttttaaactgtacTTATTAAGAAACGTAGTTAATTAGATGTTAATGAAGGTTGGGAGCAATAGAACGCTGTCACTGTAACAAAGTCAATGTTAACTATCCATTGCGTTGTCAATAC includes the following:
- the LOC106714434 gene encoding guanine nucleotide exchange factor DBS-like isoform X5 — protein: MAHSPTSLETQIDSFLEQFKRSASKAMEERMEWPDGLSPGAVVRSRSSCFTLDAATEAECDGCGSEGEEGRSVGELLLPQYALATGGLARDHRPLITFPDNSNFHLLSPAEYRRLLLYLTSVPSLLEAEMGFHIIIDRRKDRWNSVKTVLIRISEFFPGMIHSVYVLRPASFLQKALSEVSSKLFKEEFRFRVLVCSCIEELYEHFDRSQLTPDLGGELQYSHSEWIQQRIALEKFSTLMKEISTKLDDFMHEIVDCDMGNDPTQTKELLDCQETRYKALKTELSTATSQGEELLTQVRKPNLTYNIISHVAAVERLLVQLDETEKQFDNFWQKHSTKLNHWLKFRTFLLNFKQMQATLDNHLKTACDMTEVGETASRVESLIQEANDFEKLCNCDLDTASTVIDDGETLMKDPLSSVDHIESKCEELRRTSALLIDKIQKRNLLLTKARELMDRIDKANEWCATGVEILAGEGGLIAVDKLLEDAKSFGLTAPEEFRDMLLQSATQETRALVAQVAQRVEDVWLMVSVKRASLQRAAARPARPVQSVPPQTAALPLPVPLPVLQMETSGGSESSGGEDAEARRARRGHVLAELLQTERIYVQELGSILTGYKEEIEKPENQHVIPAALVGQANVLFGNLHELFTFHQDIFLKDLEKSISATELVALCFVEKRETFFRLYSYYCQNIPRSERLREALVDTHLFLQACQQRLGHKLPLAAYLLKPVQRITKYQLLLKDLLRYSECGTMSAGLQQALDCMLVVLKCVNDSMHQIAITGVPVDLSQQGELLLQGSFLVVSENKRDLRLRLRPRRRHIFLYEKAMLFCKPAAKNSHNKATYHFKHDLQMAQIGLTESVKGDPRKFEVWRQGRAEVHTLTAPAADVKRTWVERIKRVLLDQLNELKGEKVRQYSAQHRTLIQTSSWEAGALAAVRAPVGGGGGARAASCDTQDEPCWSTDPSDDDDDDTEHAPC
- the LOC106716848 gene encoding E3 ubiquitin-protein ligase CCNB1IP1-like, which produces MTLEMVCNFRKCRKPLTNHAWVTTCSHAFCIEHGQKEFKRNVENSLTCPACGSELRDKFDVIQADLKPSETFKSIVLAGMKPDTIMDVTMRAMSFWSYQIEQETLYQESLARHCKEKLQCLEEVNTLNLQKLNAELETCKRKIVALQTECNKKKKQAEELTACLEINNRKIQKLQFQLDALKRKDIHVANYEMTTNNEKLMEISDLVGKRTKSEAFVFRPINEVDKSQSISSPSTSMFDFRNRNKQPDKNKSFKFRPVRS